The Solanum pennellii chromosome 11, SPENNV200 genome contains a region encoding:
- the LOC107004934 gene encoding uncharacterized protein LOC107004934: MASALQISSQYSKIALCSLFPVFPNFRKPNKALNSVTSNSKKKFKIRALKEKTTEKVKSADEITKKFGLEAGLWKIFSSKEDGDEENKDKKSKGDQAKELLAKYGGAYLATSITLSLISFGLCYALINSGVDVQSLLQKVGISTDETGEKVGTFALAYAAHKAASPIRFPPTVALTPIVANWIGKKVDKEK; encoded by the exons atggcTTCTGCTTTACAAATTTCTTCTCAGTACAGTAAAATTGCTCTTTGTTCTTTATTTCCTGTTTTTCCAAATTTTAGAAAACCAAACAAGGCACTAAATTCAGTTACctcaaattccaaaaaaaagtttaaaattagaGCATTGAAGGAGAAAACAACAGAAAAAGTTAAATCTGCTGATGAAATTACAAAGAAATTTGGTCTAGAAGCTGGCCTATGGAAG ATATTTAGCTCAAAAGAGGATGGAGATGAAGAGAACAAGGATAAGAAATCAAAAGGGGATCAAGCAAAAGAGCTTTTGGCAAAATATGGGGGAGCTTATTTAGCAACTTCAATTACTCTCTCATTGATATCATTTGGTCTTTGTTATGCTCTCATCAATTCTGGTGTTGATGTTCAATCCTTGCTACAAAAG GTTGGTATTTCTACTGATGAGACTGGTGAGAAAGTGGGAACTTTTGCATTGGCTTATGCTGCTCACAAAGCTGCATCACCTATTAGATTTCCCCCTACTGTTGCTTTAACACCAATTGTTGCTAATTGGATTGGAAAGAAAGTTgataaagaaaagtaa
- the LOC107004933 gene encoding transcription factor E2FB, producing the protein MKPQQHQQQQQSLKRQLQFSSTKPVFGDYHRFSTEPVDCSTQEPPGIVVKTPPLKRKSAAANYGQAVGDRNPASGYANVNSPLQTTPVSGKDAQKVPRTSKARSASQAVTSNVGSPSGNNVTPVGPCRYDSSLGLLTKKFINLIKHAEDGMLDLNKAADTLEVQKRRIYDITNVLEGIGLIEKKLKNRIQWKGQGVSKPGEADESVASLQAEVDKLTIEEHRLDDQIREMQESLRDLSEDENNQRWLFVTEDDIKSLPCFQNETLIAIKAPHGTTLEVPDPDEAVDYPQRRYRIVLRSTMGPIDVYLVSQFEEKFEEVNAVEAPPSVPSTSGLNENAIPTLATEENEEVDTGMEGKENQSVRSEVGTSQDFMTGIMKIVPDVDNEADYWLLSDADVSITDMWRTESAIDWNELDVIQEDYSIANVSTPRAQTPPPATTEVPSAANTSGC; encoded by the exons ATGAAACCCCAACAGcatcagcagcagcaacaaTCTTTGAAGCGTCAGCTTCAGTTTTCGTCGACTAAACCGGTGTTTGGTGACTACCACCGGTTTTCCACAGAACCAGTTGATTGTTCCACTCAAGAACCCCCTGGAATTGTTGTGAAGACTCCG CCACTGAAGCGGAAGAGTGCAGCAGCAAATTATGGACAGGCGGTTGGTGACCGGAATCCAGCTTCTGGATATGCTAATGTCAACAGTCCTTTACAAACGACACCAGTATCTGGAAAAGATGCACAGAAAGTTCCTAGGACTTCAAAGGCCAGATCTGCTTCTCAAGCTGTTACCTCCAATGTTG GATCCCCTTCAGGCAATAATGTTACTCCAGTTGGTCCTTGTCGATATGATAGCTCCCTGG GTCTTCTAACGAAAAAGTTCATCAATCTAATCAAACATGCAGAAGACGGTATGCTTGATCTAAATAAAGCTGCTGATACATTAGAG GTGCAGAAAAGGCGTATATATGATATCACAAATGTCCTGGAAGGCATTGGGCTGATAGAAAAGAAACTCAAGAACAGGATCCAGTGGAA GGGTCAAGGTGTCTCGAAACCAGGAGAAGCTGACGAGAGTGTTGCAAGTTTACAG GCAGAAGTGGATAAGTTGACGATTGAAGAGCATAGATTGGATGACCAGATAAG AGAAATGCAGGAAAGTTTAAGGGACCTAAGTGAAGATGAAAATAATCAAAG ATGGCTTTTCGTCACTGAAGACGATATCAAGAGCTTACCTTGTTTCCAG AATGAAACATTGATAGCAATTAAAGCTCCACATGGCACGACTTTAGAAGTCCCAGACCCTGACGAG GCTGTTGATTATCCACAAAGGAGATACAGAATAGTGTTACGGAGCACCATGGGCCCCATTGATGTTTACCTAGTCAG TCAATTTGAGGAGAAGTTTGAGGAGGTAAATGCTGTTGAGGCACCCCCAAGTGTGCCTTCAACGTCAGGTCTGAATGAGAATGCAATTCCAACATTGGCTACTGAGGAGAATGAAGAAGTTGATACTGGCATGGAGggaaaagaaaatcaaagtgTGCGCTCAGAAGTTGGCACTTCACAGGACTTTATGACTGGAATAATGAAGATTGTTCCAGATGTTGAT AACGAAGCAGATTACTGGCTTTTGTCAGATGCAGATGTTAGCATCACTGACATGTGGAGGACAGAAT CTGCTATTGACTGGAACGAGTTGGATGTAATTCAAGAAGATTATTCGATCGCTAATGTCAGTACCCCAAGAGCCCAAACTCCGCCACCTGCTACAACTGAAGTACCTTCTGCAGCTAATACTTCCGGGTGCTAA
- the LOC107003058 gene encoding uncharacterized protein LOC107003058 — protein sequence MGNRPAKPERDEVLLKIVPPLDQAYVRWLARDLERIHGFTPRNPRAVRPPDHYIEYMRLQGWLDVSLDDPDLAHLLK from the coding sequence ATGGGAAATAGGCCAGCAAAGCCGGAGAGAGATGAGGTGCTTTTGAAGATTGTGCCTCCTCTAGATCAAGCATACGTTAGATGGCTTGCTCGTGATCTCGAGAGAATTCATGGCTTCACTCCAAGAAACCCTCGTGCTGTAAGGCCACCCGATCATTACATAGAATACATGCGTTTACAGGGATGGTTGGATGTCAGCTTAGATGACCCCGACCTTGCTCATCTACTTAAATAG
- the LOC107004807 gene encoding 50S ribosomal protein L27, chloroplastic, producing the protein MAVSLSLVSSFKGLSLSSNSLLGVSLPIAPKFSVSFPLKSPLTIESAHKKGAGSTKNGRDSPGQRLGVKIYGDQVAKPGSIIVRQRGTKFHPGKNVGLGKDHTIFSLIDGLVKFEKFGPDRKKISVYPREVQPENPNSYRNRKRESFRLQRERRKARREGVIPEPQLIVASAAESSEDNPITTC; encoded by the exons ATGGCAGTGAGTTTGAGTCTTGTTTCCTCGTTCAAAGGACTCTCCTTATCTTCCAATTCTCTCCTCGGGGTTTCTCTTCCCATTGCCCCTAAGTTCTCCGTTTCCTTCCCGTTGAAATCTCCATTGACAATTGAGTCTGCACACAAGAAAGGAGCTGGTAGCACTAAGAATGGTCGAGATTCTCCTGGACAGAGGCTTGGTGTCAAGATTTATGGTGACCAAGTCGCCAAGCCCGGTTCTATAATCGTTCGCCAGCGCGGTACAAAG TTCCACCCAGGAAAGAATGTTGGACTTGGCAAAGATCAcacaatattttctttgattgaTGGACTAgtcaaatttgaaaagtttggaCCTGACAGGAAAAAG ATAAGTGTTTATCCACGCGAGGTGCAACCTGAAAACCCCAACAGCTACAGAAACCGAAAGAGAGAGTCCTTCAGATTACAACGTGAACGTAGAAAGGCACGAAGAGAAGGTGTCATCCCTGAGCCTCAGTTGATAGTTGCTTCTGCTGCTGAATCCTCCGAAGATAATCCCATCACCACTTGCTGA